TTAAGTGGCGGAGAGGATTACGAACTCTTGTTTACCATCCGCCCTGACGATTACGAAAAGCTCCGGGAGCACCTGGATGTTTCGATCATTGGTCACATGACCGATCAGGCATCCGGCGTGAACCTGATCACGCGCTCCGGCGGATCGGTACCGATCACTGCGCAAGGTTGGGATGCGCTGCTATCGCAGAACTGATCAGCGTACGATCAGCTTTCGGCTGAGCGATTTGCCATTGCCTGCCAGTTGCAATTGATAGATGCCGGCCGACAAGCCATCAATCGGCTGCTCCACCGTTTGCTTACCGGCGACGACATCAAGCGCACGGCTTACAATACATCGTCCGGTCGCATCAAGGATCTTCAATTCAAGATTTTGGCTCTTAGGAGACTGGAAACTCATCATCAGTCGTTCTGCGGCAGGATTCGGACTCATGATAAAATCCAACAAAGGCTCAGCCGGGTCAATTCCTACTGGCGCCTCAATCACAAAGGAGTGAGCATACGAATTCCCGCCGAAGTCTGCGGCGAAAGTCCAGGTACCCGGCGTCCACCAATTGTTGAGCACATAGTACCACTGGACCCAGGTAGTCGCACCGAAAAGCCACGGGCTGTCGAAGTCCCACGTGATCTGTTGTACGCCATTCGGATCCAGGATACGGAGCGTTGTTCGTGCATTGTTGTCGAGGTCCCGGTAATAGAGTTGCAGGACGAGCGAATCGCCCCAGGCAAAGGTGTCTTTCTCGTAGGTGATTTCGGGGTCGGGACAGGAATAGTATTCCGTGGTAGTGGATTTCGTCAGGATCCTGTTGATGCGTGGAATGATGTAATCCGGCTGTGACTGCCACCAGGAATCCGGGTTGAAATTGTTACAGGGACCCTGGTAGGGATCGATCAGTGCACCGGTGTTATCCAGAACCTGGAAATGCAAGTGGGGCCAATTGGAACTGCCGGAGCTGCCGGCCGTTCCGAGGTACTCGCCTTCCGAAACATAATCGCCCACACCTTTTGTCGTGAGTGAGCCGGACTTGAAATGGAGGTACCACGACTGCGAACTGTCGGCATGCAGAAGATGAATGGCGTTCCAGACTCCGGTACCATTGTTCACGCACTGCCGGTCGAAATTACCGTCGACCTTGTTGATGATGACGCCGGGAGCAGCCGCCACAACTTCCATCACCTGTTCGTCCATCCTCCGCCAGGGATAGGGCCAAAGGATGATATCGGTTCCTGCATGGTTGCCGGTCCCCCAGTCGTAGGTACGCATACCGCAATTCCAGTCCTCCAGGAGGTTGGGAAATCCCCAATCATGATCGACGAAGTTCTGGACGGTATAGTAGCCATAATCGGAAAAACCCGCCTTGGATCGAACCGGCCAGGCGAAAAGCGGATGAACCTGCGAACGCCGCTGCAGAAGGTCGGGGCGTTGCAACTTCAAACGCTCGATGTTCGTCCGGATATCAACCTTCATCTGTTCCATATCCGTTAAGGACAGGCACTCGCCTGACGACACATCGACGCGTACTGCACGAGCAGGAGATGGGGGCTCGGGGTTGCCCGAGACCAGATGCCGATTGGGGACCGTGCGGGATTCACTTCGCGGTTGTTCCGCCCGTGTCATCATGGATACCAAAGCGAAGAGCAATACGGAGAACAGGTAGCGTTGCACCATGGGAGCGTACTTTATTACGATTGGAGAAATCTTTAGTCGAACTAAAATACGAAATCATCAAAATCCGGAAAAGCCTTTACAGTGGCTTTAATCCCGGGAAAACGCAATCAAATCCGTCGAGAACAGTTTTTTAAAACCCAACTGCCGGAACATCGTGATCAACTGACCACGATGAAAGGTGCTGTGGTTCATGCAATGCAGCACGGCTTCGGCGACCATGTTGTGATACTCCGTACCGTCCAGCGACTTGTACCGGAATTGGGTCTGTAAAAATGCATCCCCGCTGGTTTCGATGAAATCGATCCAGGCTTTGTCGTTCTCGATGATCTCACCGTACAATTCCTGAAAACTACCGCCGAACTCCATCCACTTCCAGGTAGTCGGGGATTCGCCCTTCAGGCGCATCAGCCAGATGCATTCCGCACCCCACAGGTGCAACAAGGTCGTCCGCACCGACGGGAAGCTGCTCACGATGGACTGCTCCAGTTGTTCCGGTTTAAAATTCTCCGAGACAAACGACAAGAGCCGGTCGTTGGCCCACTGGTTGTAGGTGACGTAGCGAAGGAGGATGGTTTTCATATGTTGTATGGACTAGGTACCACTCACTGCTCACTCGCCCTGTTTCTTAGACTTGCACTGAGGGTGGGACGAGGGGCGTGGGGCGAGGGACGAGGGACGAGGGACGAGGTGCGTGGTGCGTGGGACTAATCACTGTTCACTCGCCCTGTTTCTAGCTCTCACACTACGACAGGAAGTGCGAGGTGCGTGCTCCGAGGAACACCACTGCTCACTCACCCTGTTTCTCACCCTCACACTACGAAAGGAGGGGCGAGGGACGAGGTGCGAGGTGCGAAGACCAATCACTGCTCACTCACCCTGTTTCTCACCCTCACACTGCGAAAGGAGGGACGAGGTGCGAGGTGCGAAGACCAATCACTGCTCACTCACCCTGTTTCTCACCCTCACACTACGAAAGGAGGGACGAGGTGCGAGGTGCGAAGACCAATCACTGCTCACTCACCCTGTTTCTCACCCTCACACTGCGAAAGGAGGGACGAGGTGCGAGGTGCGAAGACCAATCACTGCTCACTCACCCTGTTTCTCACCCTCACACTACGCCAGGAGGAGCGATAAACAAATCTATCAAATTTCCAATGAACTCGACATGCCTACCGCCAACCGCCCACTGATCCCCCCCCCTCATTCCACTACCAGCTTCGCTACCGACCGTACGGCGGTTTGATCTTCCGTGAATGACAGCGTATAAACGCCGGGCTGGACTCCTGCCAACTGCATGGCAATATTGATTCCCTGTACCCGATTGGAGCGCAGGGTTCTTCCTTGCAGATCGACAAGTTCCAGCAGTCCACTTCGATTCCGGTCTTTGGACAAAGTAACCAGAACCCGTTCGTGTGCCGGATTAGGCTGTACTT
This DNA window, taken from Bacteroidota bacterium, encodes the following:
- a CDS encoding DinB family protein gives rise to the protein MKTILLRYVTYNQWANDRLLSFVSENFKPEQLEQSIVSSFPSVRTTLLHLWGAECIWLMRLKGESPTTWKWMEFGGSFQELYGEIIENDKAWIDFIETSGDAFLQTQFRYKSLDGTEYHNMVAEAVLHCMNHSTFHRGQLITMFRQLGFKKLFSTDLIAFSRD
- a CDS encoding peptidoglycan DD-metalloendopeptidase family protein, whose product is MVQRYLFSVLLFALVSMMTRAEQPRSESRTVPNRHLVSGNPEPPSPARAVRVDVSSGECLSLTDMEQMKVDIRTNIERLKLQRPDLLQRRSQVHPLFAWPVRSKAGFSDYGYYTVQNFVDHDWGFPNLLEDWNCGMRTYDWGTGNHAGTDIILWPYPWRRMDEQVMEVVAAAPGVIINKVDGNFDRQCVNNGTGVWNAIHLLHADSSQSWYLHFKSGSLTTKGVGDYVSEGEYLGTAGSSGSSNWPHLHFQVLDNTGALIDPYQGPCNNFNPDSWWQSQPDYIIPRINRILTKSTTTEYYSCPDPEITYEKDTFAWGDSLVLQLYYRDLDNNARTTLRILDPNGVQQITWDFDSPWLFGATTWVQWYYVLNNWWTPGTWTFAADFGGNSYAHSFVIEAPVGIDPAEPLLDFIMSPNPAAERLMMSFQSPKSQNLELKILDATGRCIVSRALDVVAGKQTVEQPIDGLSAGIYQLQLAGNGKSLSRKLIVR